A window of Aeromicrobium sp. A1-2 contains these coding sequences:
- a CDS encoding aconitate hydratase: MAVDSFGSKDSLTVGDSTYDYYRLDAVTGDGLDVSSLPFSLKVLLESLLRTEDGADITKGDIEALAGWDADAQPSKEIQFTPARVIMQDFTGVPCIVDLATMREAMADLGGDATKINPLAPAEMVIDHSVVADVFGTPEAFARNVEIEYERNNERYQFLRWGQGAFDDFKVVPPGTGIVHQVNIEHLARVAFTRDADGGTVVYPDSCVGTDSHTTMVNGLGVVGWGVGGIEAEAAMLGQPISMLIPRVVGFKLSGELPQGATATDLVLVITEQLRKHGVVGKFVEFYGPGVAAVPLANRATIGNMSPEYGSTIAVFPIDDETTKYLRLTGRSEEQIALVEAYAKAQGLWHDADREPRFSEYLELDLGDVVPSIAGPKRPQDRVSLVDSKQSFRGALAAYVTHEGEASSGEWDESLEESFPASDPPSNDSADGQTPARDYLSCAPADGGRPSNPQHVTLEDGTEFDLDHGAVTIAAITSCTNTSNPSVMIGAALLAKKAVEKGLQRKPWVKTTLAPGSKVVTDYYDKSGLTPYLDKLGFNLVGYGCTTCIGNSGPLIPEVSKAVNDGDLAVTAVLSGNRNFEGRINPDIKMNYLASPPLVIAYALAGSMDVDLYTEPLGQDTDGNDVFMKDIWPTPQEVEDVIAQCIDSSTFIKEYADVFAGDERWQNLSTPDGDVFEWDPDSTYVRKAPYFDGMQIEPSPVEEVSGARVLLKLGDSVTTDHISPAGAIKKDSPAGTYLSEHGIAPRDFNSYGSRRGNHEVMIRGTFANIRLRNQMAPGTEGGYTRNLIDGGEVTSVFEASEAYQAAGIPLVVLSGKEYGSGSSRDWAAKGTALLGVKVVIAESYERIHRSNLIGMGVLPLQYPDGESAESLGLTGEETFDFSGITRLNDGETPETVHVKALQADGTAVEFDAVVRIDTPGEANYYRNGGIMQYVLRSLLG; this comes from the coding sequence ATGGCCGTCGACAGCTTTGGATCCAAGGACTCCCTCACAGTCGGGGACTCCACCTATGACTACTACCGCCTGGACGCGGTGACCGGCGACGGGCTCGACGTGTCGAGCCTCCCGTTCAGCCTCAAGGTCCTGCTCGAGTCGCTCCTGCGCACCGAGGACGGCGCCGACATCACGAAGGGCGACATCGAGGCGCTGGCCGGTTGGGATGCCGACGCGCAGCCCAGCAAGGAGATCCAGTTCACGCCCGCCCGCGTGATCATGCAGGACTTCACCGGCGTGCCGTGCATCGTCGACCTCGCCACGATGCGCGAGGCGATGGCCGACCTTGGTGGCGACGCGACCAAGATCAACCCGCTGGCCCCGGCCGAGATGGTCATCGACCACTCCGTCGTCGCCGACGTCTTCGGCACCCCCGAGGCGTTCGCCCGCAACGTCGAGATCGAGTACGAGCGCAACAACGAGCGCTACCAGTTCCTCCGTTGGGGCCAAGGCGCCTTCGACGACTTCAAGGTCGTCCCGCCCGGCACCGGCATCGTCCACCAGGTCAACATCGAGCACCTGGCCCGCGTCGCCTTCACGCGCGACGCCGATGGAGGCACGGTCGTCTACCCCGACTCGTGCGTCGGCACCGACTCGCACACCACGATGGTCAACGGCCTGGGCGTCGTCGGCTGGGGTGTGGGTGGCATCGAGGCCGAGGCCGCGATGCTCGGCCAGCCGATCAGCATGCTGATCCCGCGGGTCGTCGGCTTCAAGCTGTCCGGCGAGCTGCCCCAGGGCGCCACCGCGACCGACTTGGTGCTGGTCATCACCGAGCAGCTTCGCAAGCACGGCGTCGTCGGCAAGTTCGTCGAGTTCTACGGACCGGGCGTCGCCGCTGTTCCGCTGGCCAACCGCGCCACGATCGGCAACATGAGCCCCGAGTACGGCTCGACCATCGCGGTCTTCCCGATCGACGACGAGACCACCAAGTACCTGCGCCTGACGGGCCGCAGCGAGGAGCAGATCGCCCTGGTCGAGGCGTACGCCAAGGCCCAGGGGCTGTGGCACGACGCCGACCGCGAGCCTCGCTTCTCGGAGTACCTCGAGCTCGACCTCGGCGATGTGGTCCCCTCGATCGCCGGCCCGAAGCGCCCGCAGGACCGGGTCTCGCTCGTCGACAGCAAACAGTCGTTCCGGGGTGCTCTGGCGGCCTACGTGACCCACGAGGGTGAAGCGAGCTCGGGCGAATGGGACGAATCGCTGGAGGAGTCCTTCCCGGCGTCCGACCCGCCGTCCAACGACTCGGCCGACGGGCAGACCCCGGCGCGCGACTACCTCAGCTGCGCCCCCGCCGATGGCGGACGTCCGAGCAACCCGCAGCACGTGACCCTCGAGGACGGCACCGAGTTCGATCTCGACCACGGCGCCGTCACGATCGCCGCGATCACGTCCTGCACCAACACGTCCAACCCCTCGGTCATGATCGGGGCGGCGCTGCTGGCCAAGAAGGCCGTCGAGAAGGGCCTGCAGCGCAAGCCGTGGGTCAAGACAACCCTTGCGCCCGGCTCCAAGGTCGTGACGGACTACTACGACAAGTCCGGCCTGACGCCCTACCTCGACAAGCTCGGCTTCAACCTGGTCGGCTACGGCTGCACGACGTGCATCGGCAACTCCGGCCCGCTGATCCCCGAGGTCAGCAAGGCCGTCAACGACGGCGATCTCGCGGTCACCGCGGTGCTCTCGGGCAACCGCAACTTCGAGGGTCGGATCAACCCCGACATCAAGATGAACTACCTCGCGTCGCCGCCGTTGGTCATCGCGTACGCGCTGGCCGGATCCATGGACGTCGACCTCTACACCGAGCCCCTGGGTCAGGACACCGACGGCAACGACGTGTTCATGAAGGACATCTGGCCGACCCCCCAGGAGGTAGAGGACGTCATCGCGCAGTGCATCGACTCGTCGACGTTCATCAAGGAGTACGCCGACGTCTTCGCCGGCGACGAGCGTTGGCAGAACCTGTCGACGCCCGACGGTGACGTGTTCGAGTGGGATCCCGACTCGACGTACGTCCGCAAGGCGCCGTACTTCGACGGCATGCAGATCGAGCCCTCGCCGGTCGAGGAGGTCAGCGGTGCCCGCGTCCTGCTCAAGCTCGGCGACTCGGTCACGACCGATCACATCAGCCCCGCCGGTGCGATCAAGAAGGACAGCCCCGCCGGGACGTACCTCTCCGAGCACGGCATCGCGCCGCGTGACTTCAACTCCTACGGCTCGCGTCGTGGCAACCACGAGGTCATGATCCGTGGGACGTTCGCCAACATCCGGCTCCGCAACCAGATGGCACCGGGGACCGAAGGCGGATACACCCGCAACCTGATCGACGGCGGCGAGGTCACCTCGGTGTTCGAGGCGTCGGAGGCCTATCAGGCAGCCGGCATCCCGCTGGTCGTCCTGTCGGGCAAGGAGTACGGCTCGGGCTCGTCGCGTGACTGGGCAGCCAAGGGCACGGCTCTGCTGGGCGTCAAGGTCGTCATCGCCGAGTCCTACGAGCGCATCCACCGGTCGAACCTGATCGGCATGGGCGTCCTACCGCTGCAGTACCCCGACGGCGAGAGCGCCGAGTCGCTCGGACTGACGGGGGAGGAGACGTTCGACTTCTCCGGCATCACGCGGCTCAATGATGGCGAGACGCCCGAGACCGTCCACGTCAAGGCTCTCCAGGCGGACGGAACCGCTGTCGAGTTCGACGCTGTGGTCCGGATCGACACGCCGGGTGAGGCGAACTACTACCGCAACGGCGGCATCATGCAGTACGTCCTGCGTAGCCTTCTCGGCTGA
- the xylA gene encoding xylose isomerase — MSIPTPAPSDKFSFGLWTVAYPGRDPFGEPTRADMDPIYALENLARLGAYGVNFHDDDLIPFGSDDSARDAIIQRWKQGLADTGLAVTTATTNLFTHPMFKDGGFTSNDREVRRFAIRKVMRNIDLAAELGAKVYVCWGGREGAESGAAKDVAAALDRYREAFNVLGEFVHDKGYDMKFAIEPKPNEPRGDILLPTIGHALAFINTLDRSENVGVNPEIGHEEMAGLNAAHGYAQALWQGKLFHIDLNGQNGPRYDQDFRFGAGNVRGSFWVVDTILSGGYDGPVHFDFKTPRTEDDKGVWVAAEACMTNYLILRDKVQAFRADPEVQEALVAAKLPELSVPTLAEGEGWAELEKAPLADPDQLAARGAAFEHLDQLALEYLYGVRGA; from the coding sequence ATGAGCATCCCGACCCCTGCCCCCTCCGACAAGTTCTCCTTCGGCCTATGGACCGTCGCGTATCCCGGCCGCGACCCGTTCGGCGAGCCGACCCGCGCCGACATGGACCCCATCTACGCACTTGAGAACCTGGCCCGCCTCGGCGCGTACGGCGTCAACTTCCACGATGACGATCTGATCCCGTTCGGATCCGACGACAGCGCTCGCGACGCGATCATCCAACGCTGGAAGCAGGGTCTCGCCGACACCGGCCTCGCCGTGACGACCGCGACGACCAACCTCTTCACGCACCCGATGTTCAAGGACGGCGGCTTCACGTCGAACGACCGCGAGGTACGCCGGTTCGCGATCCGCAAGGTCATGCGCAACATCGACCTGGCAGCCGAGCTCGGCGCCAAGGTCTACGTCTGCTGGGGCGGGCGCGAAGGTGCCGAGTCCGGAGCCGCCAAGGACGTCGCGGCGGCGCTCGACCGCTACCGCGAGGCGTTCAACGTCCTGGGCGAGTTCGTCCACGACAAGGGCTACGACATGAAGTTCGCGATCGAGCCCAAGCCCAACGAGCCGCGCGGCGACATCCTGCTGCCGACGATCGGGCACGCACTGGCGTTCATCAACACCCTGGACCGCTCCGAGAACGTCGGCGTCAACCCCGAGATCGGGCACGAGGAGATGGCTGGCCTCAACGCCGCCCACGGCTACGCGCAGGCGTTGTGGCAGGGCAAGCTCTTCCACATCGACCTCAACGGCCAGAACGGTCCGCGCTACGACCAGGACTTCCGCTTCGGCGCGGGCAACGTCCGAGGCTCGTTCTGGGTCGTCGACACGATCCTGTCGGGTGGATATGACGGACCGGTCCACTTCGACTTCAAGACGCCCCGCACCGAGGACGACAAGGGCGTCTGGGTCGCCGCCGAGGCGTGCATGACCAACTACCTCATCCTGCGGGACAAGGTGCAGGCGTTCCGGGCAGATCCGGAGGTCCAGGAGGCGCTGGTCGCCGCCAAACTGCCCGAGCTGTCCGTACCGACGCTGGCCGAAGGAGAGGGCTGGGCCGAGCTGGAGAAGGCGCCGCTCGCCGACCCGGATCAGCTGGCCGCCCGCGGTGCAGCATTCGAGCACCTCGACCAGCTCGCGCTCGAGTACCTGTACGGGGTGCGCGGAGCTTGA
- a CDS encoding ROK family transcriptional regulator, translated as MTGVPTGTEFVRRQNTGLVLRSLRAQGSATRTELARRTGLAKATVGTIIGELEAIEAVHEDDSTPSGRGRPGRPITLTGQAIIGLGLEVNVDYVAAVGLDLAGTVRVVETRALATAGTPPSTRELVELATDVRTALIDGGHTVVGATVAVPGLVAQDNRTVSWAPNLGWTGRELATELEAAFGGSCPTTIDNDANCAALAEAAHGVTTDVQHSLYITGTIGIGAGIVQAGSLLRGGAGFAGEVGHMPIGDPEAICGCGRTGCWEASVGLRAMLSAVGMEEGTTPVQTALTVAARAATDAEVRAALARLGTALGTGVATLAAVLDPAAIVLGGYFVPLGAYVVPAAEAVLAERLPSASIHLPQIRLSSLGIHGAALGAAEQALADVYAGSLPG; from the coding sequence TTGACCGGAGTCCCGACCGGGACCGAGTTCGTCCGGCGCCAGAACACCGGGCTCGTGCTGCGCTCGTTGCGGGCGCAGGGCTCGGCGACGCGCACCGAGCTGGCCAGACGAACGGGTCTCGCGAAGGCCACGGTCGGCACCATCATCGGTGAGCTCGAGGCGATCGAGGCCGTCCACGAGGACGACTCGACCCCCTCGGGACGCGGCCGCCCCGGGCGACCGATCACCTTGACCGGGCAGGCCATCATCGGACTCGGCCTGGAGGTCAACGTCGACTACGTCGCGGCCGTCGGGCTCGACCTCGCCGGCACGGTCCGGGTCGTCGAGACCCGCGCGCTCGCCACGGCCGGCACCCCACCGAGCACACGGGAGCTCGTCGAGCTCGCGACCGACGTGCGGACCGCCCTGATCGACGGGGGTCACACCGTGGTCGGGGCGACGGTCGCCGTGCCGGGACTCGTCGCACAGGACAACCGGACCGTGTCGTGGGCGCCCAACCTCGGCTGGACCGGCCGCGAGCTGGCAACCGAGCTCGAAGCCGCGTTCGGCGGCAGCTGCCCGACCACGATCGACAACGACGCCAACTGCGCCGCGCTGGCCGAGGCTGCGCACGGGGTGACGACCGACGTGCAGCACTCCCTCTACATCACCGGCACGATCGGGATCGGCGCCGGAATCGTGCAGGCCGGGTCACTGCTGCGCGGTGGCGCCGGATTCGCCGGCGAGGTCGGGCACATGCCCATCGGTGACCCCGAGGCGATCTGTGGATGCGGACGCACCGGGTGCTGGGAGGCATCGGTCGGCCTCCGGGCGATGCTCTCCGCCGTCGGGATGGAAGAGGGCACCACCCCCGTGCAGACCGCCCTCACCGTGGCCGCTCGGGCAGCGACGGACGCCGAAGTGCGCGCCGCGCTCGCAAGACTCGGCACGGCGCTGGGGACGGGAGTCGCGACGCTCGCGGCCGTGCTGGACCCGGCCGCCATCGTGCTGGGCGGCTACTTCGTCCCGCTCGGTGCGTACGTCGTGCCGGCGGCCGAAGCGGTCCTGGCCGAGCGCCTCCCCTCCGCCTCGATCCACCTGCCACAGATCAGGCTCAGCTCGCTGGGCATCCACGGCGCGGCACTGGGCGCCGCGGAGCAGGCCCTCGCGGACGTCTACGCGGGCTCGCTGCCCGGGTGA
- a CDS encoding sugar ABC transporter substrate-binding protein yields MKRTRNLVLATLMGATLALSACGSSDSSGGSDGGGDKASGKIGVILPDTKSSVRWESADRPALEKAFKAAGVDYDIQNAEGNADKMATIADGMITGGVTVLAIVNLDSDSGAAIEEKAAKQGVKTIDYDRLTLGGSADVYISYDNGKVGALQGEGLEKCLGDKDANIVYLNGSPTDNNATLFSQGAHSVLDKQTKYKNVAEQAVPDWDNDKAVTIFEQLYTKVDGKVDGVYAANDGLAGGVISILKKNGQNGKVPVTGQDATIEGLQNILAGDQCMTIQKSATGQAGALAEAAIAMVKGGKADTTGTVTDDTGKRDVPAILLDPVAIDKSNVKAVIDSGDMKAADLCTGDYAKLCTDAGIS; encoded by the coding sequence GTGAAGCGGACACGCAATCTCGTACTTGCAACACTCATGGGTGCGACCCTCGCACTCAGTGCCTGCGGCAGCAGTGACAGCAGCGGTGGAAGCGACGGCGGCGGCGACAAGGCCAGCGGCAAGATCGGCGTCATCCTGCCCGACACGAAGTCCTCGGTTCGCTGGGAGAGCGCGGATCGTCCGGCGCTCGAGAAGGCGTTCAAGGCGGCCGGTGTCGACTACGACATCCAGAACGCCGAGGGCAACGCCGACAAGATGGCCACGATCGCCGACGGCATGATCACGGGTGGCGTGACGGTCCTGGCAATCGTCAACCTCGACTCTGACTCGGGTGCCGCAATCGAGGAGAAGGCCGCCAAGCAGGGCGTCAAGACGATCGACTACGACCGTCTGACCCTCGGTGGCTCGGCCGACGTCTACATCTCCTACGACAACGGCAAGGTCGGCGCCCTGCAGGGCGAGGGCCTGGAGAAGTGCCTCGGAGACAAGGACGCCAACATCGTCTACCTCAACGGCTCGCCGACCGACAACAACGCGACGCTGTTCTCGCAGGGCGCGCACAGCGTCCTCGACAAGCAGACGAAGTACAAGAACGTCGCCGAGCAGGCCGTTCCTGACTGGGACAACGACAAGGCCGTCACGATCTTCGAGCAGCTGTACACCAAGGTCGACGGCAAGGTCGACGGCGTCTACGCGGCCAACGATGGTCTCGCCGGCGGTGTCATCTCGATCCTGAAGAAGAACGGTCAGAACGGCAAGGTCCCGGTCACGGGTCAGGACGCCACGATCGAGGGTCTGCAGAACATCCTCGCGGGTGACCAGTGCATGACGATCCAGAAGTCCGCCACGGGACAGGCCGGCGCGCTCGCGGAGGCTGCGATCGCCATGGTCAAGGGCGGCAAGGCCGACACGACCGGAACCGTCACGGACGACACGGGCAAGCGTGACGTCCCGGCGATCCTGCTGGACCCCGTCGCGATCGACAAGTCGAACGTCAAGGCTGTCATCGACTCGGGTGACATGAAGGCTGCCGATCTGTGCACCGGCGACTACGCCAAGCTGTGCACTGACGCTGGTATCAGCTGA
- a CDS encoding ATP-binding cassette domain-containing protein, translating into MSQTAPLLELRGVNKSFGVVHVLHDVNLAIYPGQVTALVGDNGAGKSTLVKCLAGIYPADNGEYVFDGKSVSVHGPKDASALGIEVVYQDLALCENLDIVENMFLGREKTNGIVLDETTMESKAREALTSLSVRTVKSVRQSVASLSGGQRQTVAIAKSVLWNSRVVLLDEPTAALGVAQTRQVLDLVRRLADSGVGVLLISHNLTDVFEVADRITALYLGRVAADVATKDVTSRQVVELITTGHSSDLDGAAAPSTTA; encoded by the coding sequence ATGAGTCAGACCGCACCACTCCTCGAGCTGCGAGGAGTCAACAAGAGCTTCGGTGTCGTCCACGTCCTGCACGACGTGAACCTCGCCATCTACCCCGGACAGGTCACCGCTCTCGTCGGCGACAACGGCGCCGGGAAGTCGACCCTCGTCAAGTGCCTGGCCGGTATCTACCCGGCCGACAACGGTGAGTACGTGTTCGACGGCAAGTCCGTCAGCGTCCACGGCCCCAAAGATGCGTCGGCGCTCGGCATTGAGGTCGTCTACCAGGACCTCGCCCTGTGCGAGAACCTCGACATCGTCGAGAACATGTTCCTCGGACGTGAGAAGACCAATGGCATCGTCCTTGACGAGACGACGATGGAGTCCAAGGCCCGCGAGGCATTGACGTCGCTGTCGGTCCGCACCGTCAAGTCGGTGCGGCAGAGCGTCGCGAGTCTCTCCGGCGGACAGCGGCAGACCGTTGCGATCGCCAAGTCGGTCCTGTGGAACTCCCGAGTCGTGCTGCTCGATGAGCCGACCGCGGCCCTCGGCGTCGCCCAGACCCGTCAGGTCCTCGACCTCGTGCGTCGCCTTGCCGACTCCGGCGTCGGCGTGCTGCTGATCTCGCACAACCTGACCGACGTCTTCGAGGTCGCCGATCGCATCACGGCGCTGTACCTCGGACGTGTTGCGGCCGACGTGGCCACGAAGGACGTCACCTCGCGCCAGGTCGTGGAGCTCATCACGACCGGCCACTCATCCGACCTCGACGGGGCTGCAGCCCCGTCCACCACGGCCTGA
- a CDS encoding ROK family transcriptional regulator, which produces MASAGRTGVGTNQEDVRRHNLGTALGQVHRAGRISRAELTARMGLNRSTIAGLVAELESLGLADQVKPSGTRVGAGRPSVDVKARTGAYVLAVDLRVDGLTVARVGLGGVVQARATGPVPADHDPHATGDYVVDLMKLVVKDVEPRAALVGVGVGVPGIVRAEDGLVRLAPNLGWRDVPFAQILADRIGTAAMPVLGNDADLGALAEHLRGAGVGVQDLVYLSGEVGVGAGVIVAGRKLDGAGGYAGEIGHMPFVPDGKLCHCGARGCWETEIGAPAIALAIGCPPERIGALGEFLEGVHEATPELRAVGRHLGRGLAGAVNLLNPRVVVLGGYLRSLFPLVHEDVDSELAVHALTAPREQVLVTLPGLGGDSVLHGAAELAFEPLLADPVGRLTAACHDVEASLLAG; this is translated from the coding sequence ATGGCATCAGCCGGGCGCACGGGTGTCGGCACCAACCAGGAGGACGTTCGCCGGCACAATCTCGGGACCGCGCTCGGTCAGGTGCACCGGGCCGGCCGGATCTCACGCGCCGAGCTGACCGCTCGGATGGGCCTCAACCGCAGCACGATCGCCGGTCTGGTCGCCGAGCTGGAGTCGCTGGGACTCGCCGACCAGGTGAAACCCTCCGGCACCCGCGTTGGCGCCGGGCGTCCGTCGGTCGACGTCAAGGCGCGCACGGGGGCGTACGTCCTGGCGGTCGACCTGCGGGTCGACGGCCTGACGGTCGCGCGGGTCGGCCTGGGCGGAGTCGTCCAGGCGAGAGCGACCGGTCCGGTGCCGGCCGATCACGACCCGCACGCCACGGGCGACTACGTCGTCGACCTGATGAAGCTCGTCGTCAAGGACGTCGAGCCGCGCGCTGCACTGGTCGGCGTCGGGGTGGGCGTTCCGGGCATCGTCCGCGCCGAGGACGGCCTCGTCCGGCTGGCCCCCAACCTGGGCTGGCGCGACGTGCCGTTCGCGCAGATCCTCGCGGACCGCATCGGCACCGCCGCGATGCCGGTGCTCGGCAACGATGCCGACCTTGGCGCGCTCGCCGAGCACCTGCGCGGCGCCGGCGTCGGCGTCCAGGACCTGGTCTATCTCTCGGGTGAGGTGGGTGTGGGTGCGGGCGTGATCGTCGCGGGCCGCAAGCTCGACGGCGCCGGGGGATATGCCGGCGAGATCGGGCACATGCCCTTCGTGCCCGACGGAAAGCTCTGCCACTGCGGTGCACGCGGCTGCTGGGAGACCGAGATCGGCGCTCCGGCCATCGCCCTGGCGATCGGTTGCCCGCCTGAGCGGATCGGTGCGCTCGGCGAGTTTCTTGAGGGTGTCCACGAGGCGACACCCGAGCTGCGCGCGGTGGGCCGCCACCTGGGTCGCGGACTGGCTGGCGCGGTCAACCTGCTCAACCCGCGGGTCGTCGTCCTGGGTGGCTACCTGCGCTCGTTGTTCCCGCTCGTGCACGAGGACGTCGACAGCGAGCTCGCGGTGCATGCCCTCACGGCCCCGCGGGAGCAGGTCCTGGTGACGTTGCCGGGACTGGGTGGCGACTCGGTGCTCCACGGCGCGGCGGAGCTGGCGTTCGAGCCGCTCCTGGCCGATCCGGTCGGGCGTCTGACCGCCGCCTGCCACGACGTCGAGGCCTCGTTGCTCGCGGGCTGA
- a CDS encoding RDD family protein, with product MASYRTIKQLRRAALGHDALLFSAAFTAGALAFAVVGLIGELATDSANRDFWSISLSDNLILSGLVAGELFVIWNNGLRQGLRGHSLGKHRVGIAVVDVGDGAPTGALRGVLRGAIMAVLLDLAAAAIPIGLPTVLRSSTPESWHFGGAAYLALLVLLVPLVLSSDRGFADRIARTKVVRASGSDAVTSVRRSRVLVAIDVLGVVGLLAVAISYIAYFSPLLRFPQPF from the coding sequence ATGGCGAGTTACCGGACGATCAAGCAACTGAGACGAGCGGCTCTCGGGCACGACGCGCTGCTGTTCAGCGCCGCGTTCACCGCCGGCGCGCTGGCCTTCGCCGTGGTCGGGCTCATCGGCGAGCTCGCGACCGACAGCGCCAACAGGGACTTCTGGTCGATCAGCCTGTCCGACAACCTGATCCTGAGCGGACTGGTCGCCGGCGAGCTCTTCGTCATCTGGAACAACGGGCTGCGACAGGGCCTGCGGGGCCACAGCCTGGGCAAGCACCGGGTCGGCATCGCCGTCGTCGACGTCGGGGACGGTGCGCCCACCGGTGCGCTCCGTGGGGTGCTGCGCGGCGCGATCATGGCTGTCCTGCTGGATCTCGCGGCCGCCGCGATCCCGATCGGGCTGCCGACCGTGCTCCGGAGCTCGACCCCCGAGAGCTGGCACTTCGGCGGCGCCGCCTACCTCGCGCTGCTGGTCCTGCTCGTGCCCCTGGTGCTGTCGTCCGATCGTGGATTCGCAGACCGGATCGCGCGGACCAAGGTCGTCCGAGCAAGCGGTTCGGACGCCGTCACGTCGGTCCGCCGCAGCCGGGTGCTGGTCGCGATCGACGTGCTCGGAGTCGTGGGTCTGCTGGCAGTCGCGATCTCGTACATCGCCTACTTCTCGCCGCTCCTGCGCTTCCCCCAGCCGTTCTGA
- a CDS encoding sugar ABC transporter permease yields the protein MTDIITDAEEAGFSSDLTQTSTLSSSIQGYIRRVRGGDMGALPSVFGLVVLFIVFGLANDRFLSNLNMANLATQSGSIIILAMALVPVLLLGDIDLSAGVAGGVAACVMGVTMVEHGQAWGLAVLAALATGAFIGLIIGSLVAKLGIPSFVVTLAFFLGLQGVTLKLIGEGGSVRINQPVISGIANTNMSVMWGWIAAITIAASFAVLSLLRHRRKVAKNLQHPPMSVVIAHIAAVAAILLVVTYILNQNRSVNPDFPISGIPYVIPMVIILLIIWTFLLGRTTWGRHVYAVGGNPEAARRAGINVDRIRISVFMACSSMAALSGIVAASYGGKVSTSSGGGNVLLYAVGAAVIGGTSLFGGKGKASDAVIGGLVIATIANGLGLLARASYINFLVTGGVLLLAASVDAISRRRRSATGL from the coding sequence ATGACCGACATCATCACCGACGCGGAGGAAGCGGGCTTCTCGTCCGACCTTACGCAGACAAGCACCCTCAGCTCGTCCATCCAGGGATACATCCGCCGGGTCCGGGGCGGTGACATGGGAGCCCTGCCGTCCGTCTTCGGACTCGTCGTGCTCTTCATCGTCTTCGGACTCGCGAACGACCGGTTCCTGTCGAACCTGAACATGGCGAACCTGGCCACGCAGTCCGGCTCGATCATAATCCTCGCGATGGCGCTCGTGCCGGTCCTGCTGCTGGGCGACATCGACCTGTCCGCCGGCGTGGCGGGCGGCGTCGCGGCCTGTGTCATGGGCGTGACGATGGTCGAGCACGGTCAGGCGTGGGGGCTGGCCGTCCTCGCCGCCCTGGCCACAGGAGCCTTCATCGGGCTGATTATCGGCTCGCTCGTGGCCAAGCTCGGCATCCCGTCGTTCGTCGTGACGCTGGCGTTCTTCCTCGGCCTGCAGGGCGTGACCCTCAAGCTGATCGGCGAGGGCGGCTCAGTGCGCATCAACCAGCCGGTCATCAGCGGGATAGCCAACACCAACATGAGCGTCATGTGGGGCTGGATCGCCGCGATCACGATCGCTGCTAGCTTCGCGGTCCTGAGCCTGCTTCGGCACCGGCGCAAGGTCGCCAAGAACCTGCAGCACCCGCCGATGTCCGTCGTGATCGCGCACATCGCCGCGGTCGCCGCGATCCTGCTGGTCGTGACGTACATCCTCAACCAGAACCGCAGCGTCAACCCCGACTTCCCGATCTCGGGCATCCCGTACGTCATCCCGATGGTCATCATCCTGTTGATCATCTGGACGTTCCTGCTGGGCCGCACGACCTGGGGCCGGCACGTCTACGCCGTCGGCGGCAACCCCGAGGCGGCTCGTCGCGCCGGCATCAACGTCGACCGCATCCGCATCTCGGTCTTCATGGCTTGCTCCAGCATGGCGGCGCTGAGCGGCATCGTGGCCGCCTCCTACGGCGGCAAGGTCTCGACGTCCTCGGGCGGCGGCAACGTGCTGCTGTATGCGGTCGGCGCGGCCGTGATCGGCGGCACGAGCCTGTTCGGCGGCAAGGGCAAGGCCAGCGATGCCGTCATCGGCGGCCTGGTCATCGCGACGATCGCCAACGGCCTGGGCCTGCTGGCCCGCGCGTCGTACATCAACTTCCTGGTGACCGGAGGCGTGCTGCTGCTGGCGGCGAGCGTCGACGCGATCTCACGCAGGCGGCGCTCCGCGACAGGCCTCTGA